The nucleotide window GTCCCCACCTGGCAGGACACAGAGGTCCTTGAGTCTATCAATGCTGCCCTACATCCTCTCCAGGTCTTTACAGATGCCCTATCTGGTGAATTGTATGTCAGCGTGTCCTATCTGAAGCCAGTCCTGCACCTTCTGAAAACATCAACCCTAGCTGAAAAAGATGATGACACCGATCTTACGAAGGCCATAAAGTCAAGGGCCCTTGGCTATATGGAGGACAAATATAGTGACCCGGCCACACAGGAACTTCTTGATGTTGCTTCATTCCTTGATCCACGATTCAAAATGGACTACGTGAGACAAGAGAATGTTCCAGAAATCAGATCAAGAGTGAAGTTAGAAATGGAACAGGAAGCACAAAAGGTAacttgttttaattttatgtgcaATAACAATAgaatataattataattaatgttttaatagaaaatatCATAAAATTGCAGCGGATGTCAAGATTAAAATAGCTCTAGTAAATTACACTATATAAATACACTATAATAGCTTGTTATTATAATACATGCAATCTATGCCATTTTCGATATTATTAATTTTTACATTGACAACCAATTttttaaattgcttaaattaGAATGCCCAATTGCTTAAAATTACATTAGATTAAATAGTTATCTGTTTTTCAGGAAAAAAGGGCTCGTCTCAGCACAACAGGTGACGAGCATCAAAGTGCTGCTGCTGAGGCAGAACCATCAACATCCACAGTGAAGAAGAAGGACAAGCAGTCACTGGGCAGCTTTCTCAAGGGCATCACTGTGCCCCATGCTTCCTCTCTGCAGTTGGAGGACTCCTTGGAGGCTGAACTAAACGGCTACCTCATGACTCCTGCTATTGATGGAGAGCAAGATCCTTTGGCTTGGTGGAAGGTACATAGGGTTAACTTTCCAAGGCTGAGCAAACTGGCTCGCAAATACCTATGTATACCTGCCACAAGTTCTCCATCGGAGAGACTCTTTAGCACTAGTGGAAACGTTGTGACATGTGAGCGCTCATGTCTGAAACCGGCAAAGGTAGACATGTTAGTGTTTTTGGCCAAAAATTTGTAAAGGCTGTAGTACTACTGACCAAGTGTTTGTAAGACAGTTGGAGTCAAGATATGTTCAGTTCTGCACTTTATTTTGTAATGGAACTTACTGGCAGCCTTTACTCTATAAAGAAAAATGTTATGTTCGAAGTACACTTAATATTTGTACTTCAATGTGTGCTGTGCAATATTTAAAATGCTGGTTATCAGTCTTACCAGTTAGTTGATTGTGAATTTTTTTGCACAAAGCTTTTGAGATGTTTACAAAAGgagcatgtttacaaaaatgtaacaatttatttttgttcttaCTAAAGAATAGTGAGtctgtttatttaattatttgatgtttaaaaagaaattctgtaataaatgctgaaaccagttaatatattttctttttcttgaaTAAGAATGCGTACTTACTGGGGCAGCACTGACTGCATTTTAACAGCGAGAAACTAACCATCCATTTGAAAGAAATGCATACTGCATCTGCTTGTTTTCAAGGTAGTGGAGGTAATGGTGTCTACGGTCTACTAATATGTAATGGATTCTATTGGTGGGATGTAATCTGGCAGATGAGAACCAATAGAACACCAGTAAATCCTACTGGAATAATGCCCCAAACACATGATTTTTTAAGGAATGGTTTTAAAGAAAAAGCTAATGGgttattatgttattttaacaaaaaaaaatctgtaaactTTGCAAATTTAAAATCGCAAATCAAATCACAATCGCAATGTCTGTCAAAAAAGTCGCAATTAGATATTTCCCCTAAATCGCACAGCCCTAGTCGTTATCATATTAGCGATGATGACCCAAAACCGCACAAATGCACACCAGAGAGGTGTGTTCATTAACAGCATTCATTTGATACCCGATGGGGCTCACCAGTTTTTTATTCAGCCCATAAGACTCGAGACACCCTGTGAGATACATTTTCTATGATTTTGAGACTCGTTACGAGGGTGGGAAGCATGTTGCAAATTTTGTATGTGCCATAACTTTTGCGGGTGAAGAATTTACAACAGAGGGCACCGACTGCGTTGCGCAGCTCGTCCAAAGATTCAGACACCCTAGGTATACCAATTATTCTGATTTTTGTTTTTACTGCTTACAATATTAAAAAATCGAATTCCTTAAGTTTTGTACGTCGCGCACAATGACGTAGCATGAGGCTGATGACGGTGAAATCAATGGACTCGGACTACTGGCACAGTTTTAGATAAACTAGCTGTAAAACTTGTTTTAATTTTATCGGAAATAGTTGTGATCATTCACCAATGCGTCCGATGTGTTTTTGCGCTAACAGAGGTTTATCACAATGTTTATTATTTGGAATTAGCTATCGCTCGTCTTAAAGACCCGGATGTGAAACGGTAATAAATGGGTTGCTATGGACAAAGTTATCCAGTGGAGGGCAGCATGGGACTGCTGTTGTCTTTTCATCTCCCTGTAGTGTTAAGCTGCAGGTCGTCCGCTCTGCATATGTAAATAAAGATTTATATTAAGCTGCCTACATGTCTCCACAACTCTATGCATCGCGAGATATTACAGAAACCCAATGTGAAACCGGAAGACGTCGCAATGATAATATATCTCTCTGTAATCTCCCAactatattaattaattatataattaattttaatgtCTCAATGATAACAGGTCTGTTTCTTAGGTACCTGTGACGGTTCCC belongs to Paramisgurnus dabryanus chromosome 2, PD_genome_1.1, whole genome shotgun sequence and includes:
- the LOC135783732 gene encoding uncharacterized protein, with translation MDYVRQENVPEIRSRVKLEMEQEAQKEKRARLSTTGDEHQSAAAEAEPSTSTVKKKDKQSLGSFLKGITVPHASSLQLEDSLEAELNGYLMTPAIDGEQDPLAWWKVHRVNFPRLSKLARKYLCIPATSSPSERLFSTSGNVVTCERSCLKPAKVDMLVFLAKNL